The genome window ATTCATCACACACACGTCGCAATTCTTGTCGCCCAAATCGATGCCGATATGAAAGGCAAACGCCCCTTTCTCCTGGTCCTGCCCACTGCTCTTATGCGCTCTCTGTTGGTTGCTGCTATTCTTTTTCATAGCCGGTCTCCTTTTTGCACTTCGAGTGCGTACCTCATTGGGAGCTTAACGCATCCCGCCTAGGAGACCGGCCTTCTCATTCCATCTCGGCGGTGAGGTCTTTCGGTGGCGCGACGGATTAGCGGCGGTACAATAAATCCACCGGAGGAACACCCTCATGAACAACACGCGACGCGACTTTTTCCGGCTGGCTGCTGTGCCGGTTGCCTGGCGCGCGTTTGAAACCGCGCTGCAGGCTGCGGCGCCGCGCCTTCCGGATGGCGCCAACGAGAGTTACTGGCAGATGGTGAGGCGCCAATATCCGCTGGAAGACGGTCTCCTCTATCTGAACGCGGCCAACGTTTGTCCGGCTTCGCGGTTGGTGCTCGACCGGCACCTGGAATATCTGCGCGATTTCCACGCCAACCCGTCGTTCCAGAATCGCGACAAGTATGTGGCCATGCGGGAATCGTTGCGCGACAAGCTCGGCCGCATGCTGCGCGTCTCGCCAGACGAGATCGCCCTCACGCGCAATACCAGCGAAGGCAGCAACGTCATTGTCAAGGGCGTGGATCTGAAGCCGGGGGACGAGGTGCTGATCACCGATCACAACCATCCCTCCAACAACGATTCGTGGCGCGTACGCGCGCAGCGGGACGGTTTTGTGGTGAAATCGCTCCCCGT of Acidobacteriota bacterium contains these proteins:
- a CDS encoding aminotransferase class V-fold PLP-dependent enzyme, producing MNNTRRDFFRLAAVPVAWRAFETALQAAAPRLPDGANESYWQMVRRQYPLEDGLLYLNAANVCPASRLVLDRHLEYLRDFHANPSFQNRDKYVAMRESLRDKLGRMLRVSPDEIALTRNTSEGSNVIVKGVDLKPGDEVLITDHNHPSNNDSWRVRAQRDGFVVKSLPVAIPAPGVEKILADFESAITSRTRVIAITHVTST